The window CTTCTCTTTGGCTTCTTCCTTCTTTGGTAATACGATGTTCAAAATACCATCATTGTAGGTTGCTTTGATGTCTTTTTCATCAATTGTCGACGGTAACGTGAACGTACGTTTAAACGACCGGTAGCTGAACTCCTGGCGTGTGTACTGCCCTTCTTTGGTTTCTTCCCTGCGATCTTCTTTCTCCGAGGAAATCATCAGCATGTTGTTGTCCAATTCAATCTTGAAATCGTCTTTCTTCATCCCCGGAGCAGCAACTTCTACCACAAAATCATCTTTTCCTTCTTTGATATTTACCGCCGGCATGGTCGAGTCGTTGAAGCCTGCATTTGCTGCATCAAAAATGTCCCTGTCGAAAAATTCCCTGAACATGGTCGGGAACAAATCTCTGTTTCTGAATTTTACTAATGTCATGGTTTTGTCCTCCTAATTTTAAGTTAAACATCAGATTAATTTTCAACTAAGCGGTGGGCAAAAAAAATACCAGATGGAGTGGAATTGGCAAATAATAAACCAGCAACTCAACTAATCAAACCCAATTTATGGAGTAAAATATTGATTGAGAAATAAATATTGAGAGAGAGAGATAAAAAAACGTCGGACTTTAAGGTAAAACAGCAAAACAGTTGGTAAGTGCATATTTGTCAGCATATTGCAAAATTTTCATGTAAAAAGTGACAATTCTACACGAAATCCTAAACCCGCTTATAAATCGAACCAATGCTCAACGAGGGCACTTCTATCCTCTGGTTCGCGGAAATGGCGGAACTCATTTTTTTTGCAACTGTACACATATTGCTTTCCCCATTCCTTGTGATGCTTTTTTAGGCTTTTCAGTGCATCAATAATAAAGTAAAGTTCGTCATTGGTCATGGTTGGATGTAAGGATAACCTGATCCATCCTGGCTTTTGGGAGAGGTCGCCGTGATTGATCAGGTCGGTAATCTGCCGGGATTTGTCGTAACTTACGTCAAGCAGAAAATGGCCATAAGTACCTGCACAGGCGCAGCCTCCCCTGACCTGTATTCCAAATTTATCGTTAAGCAATTTCACAGCAAGGTTAAAATGAAT of the Bacteroidales bacterium genome contains:
- a CDS encoding Hsp20/alpha crystallin family protein; translation: MTLVKFRNRDLFPTMFREFFDRDIFDAANAGFNDSTMPAVNIKEGKDDFVVEVAAPGMKKDDFKIELDNNMLMISSEKEDRREETKEGQYTRQEFSYRSFKRTFTLPSTIDEKDIKATYNDGILNIVLPKKEEAKEKPKRMIEIG